Proteins encoded in a region of the Zea mays cultivar B73 chromosome 4, Zm-B73-REFERENCE-NAM-5.0, whole genome shotgun sequence genome:
- the LOC103652831 gene encoding probable protein phosphatase 2C 74: MLLHTVRFLCSVVAAFARLVRELRKASDVMASACSLSPVAVLTAPAMAAAPSPIGLIASTPLPKRKKMLAHQVAIPEDLQLVAPPPPPPPVPALPLADAVVSDCISGSGSGSGIGMVVEQQQARSLAKKAAWAARRRPSTLVIPVADDAGEVAAGWAAAAAPVKEADVEVVGDGFWLASRAGPRHAMEDAYAVLTDKNHADSQLAFYGVFDGHGGRAAVDFVSERLSKNVVSAVLAAAGTQTSEDDGVSAAIRAAYLATDSELLTQHQTDAQGSSGGACAATALVKGGDLYVAHLGDCRAVLSRGGVATALTADHTCAREEERERIEQEGGYVSRSGSGVWRVQGSLAVSRAFGDGALKRWVVAEPAVTRLPLAAGCDFLVIASDGLWDKVSNQEAVDAVSRSRAASSCRDLVDMARRRGSRDDVTVMVVDLQRFLRFDQ, from the exons ATGCTGCTGCACACCGTCCGGTTCCTCTGCTCCGTCGTCGCCGCCTTCGCGCGCCTGGTCCGCGAGCTCCGCAAGGCGTCCGACGTCATGGCATCCGCATGCTCTCTGTCTCCGGTAGCGGTCCTCACCGCACCCGCTATGGCGGCGGCGCCATCTCCCATCGGCCTGATAGCCTCCACGCCGCTCCCGAAGCGAAAGAAGATGCTTGCCCACCAGGTTGCCATCCCGGAGGACCTGCAGCtcgtcgcgccgccgccgccgccgccacccgtGCCTGCGCTTCCTCTTGCAGACGCAGTGGTGTCCGACTGCATCAGTGGGAGTGGGAGTGGGAGTGGGATCGGGATGGTAGTAGAGCAACAACAGGCTCGGAGCTTGGCGAAGAAGGCCGCGTGGGCGGCCAGGAGGCGGCCGTCGACGCTCGTCATACCGGTGGCCGACGACGCTGGCGAGGTCGCCGCCGGTTGGGCCGCAGCTGCCGCGCCGGTGAAGGAGGCCGACGTGGAGGTGGTGGGGGACGGGTTTTGGTTGGCGAGTAGAGCAGGACCGAGGCATGCGATGGAGGACGCATATGCTGTGCTGACTGACAAAAACCATGCAGATTCTCAACTG GCATTCTACGGTGTCTTCGACGGCCACGGCGGGCGCGCGGCCGTGGACTTCGTCTCCGAGCGGCTCAGCAAGAACGTGGTGTCCGcggtcctcgccgccgccggaaCGCAGACGTCGGAGGACGACGGTGTCTCGGCGGCTATCAGAGCGGCGTACCTTGCCACCGACAGCGAGCTCCTCACGCAGCACCAG ACTGACGCGCAGGGCTCAAGCGGCGGTGCGTGCGCCGCGACGGCGCTGGTGAAGGGCGGCGACCTGTACGTGGCGCACCTGGGCGACTGCCGCGCCGTGCTGAGCCGCGGGGGCGTCGCGACGGCGCTGACGGCCGACCACACCTGCGCCAGGGAGGAGGAGCGGGAGCGCATCGAGCAGGAGGGAGGCTACGTGAGCCGCAGCGGCAGCGGCGTGTGGCGGGTGCAGGGCAGCCTTGCCGTGTCGCGCGCGTTCGGGGACGGCGCGCTCAAGCGGTGGGTCGTCGCGGAGCCGGCGGTCACCCGGCTGCCCCTCGCCGCTGGCTGCGACTTCCTGGTCATCGCGTCCGACGGGCTCTGGGACAAGGTCAGCAACCAGGAGGCCGTAGATGCCGTCTCCAGGAGCCGCGCCGCCTCATCCTGCAGGGACCTGGTGGACATGGCACGGCGCAGGGGAAGCAGGGACGACGTCACCGTCATGGTAGTCGACCTCCAGAGGTTCCTAAGATTCGATCAGTGA